TGTGTCATCGAGCACTTTGAATTCACGTGCGCCACAAAGTGCTGGAAGCTCCTCAAATCTGATATCGTGTCCTGATACTATGTATCTTTCCTTCGATATCTTCCCAGACTTTAGTGATTTGTACAATTTCACAATCGAATTGGCTACGTCTCTAACATCTACAAAATCAAAACTGCCTCTGACTGTGTATTTTAGCTTCCCACCTCTGTACTTTTTCATTACGCGAGAGAAGTAAGAATCTTTGTAATCGTACGGTCCAAATATGCCAGTTGGGAATACGATGAATCCATCAAGTCCATCTTTGAAACTCGATTCAACGAGCTTTGTCGCTAAAGCTTTTGACTTTGCATAGTCGTCGATCACGCGGTCTTCATCTACTGGAGTTTCCTCAGTAATAGTGCTTCCTTTTTCAATTTCTGCAAAAGCATGGACACTGCTCACATAAATTAAAGGTATCGATTTGCTCTTGGCATGTTCGATTATGTTCTTAGTGCCGTCAACGTTAACAGAGTACAATAATTTTCTTTTAGTCGGGGTTATCGCTATCAAAGAGGCTAGATGAAAAATGGCATCAATACCGTTAAGTGCATAAGA
The sequence above is drawn from the Fervidobacterium gondwanense DSM 13020 genome and encodes:
- a CDS encoding NAD-dependent epimerase/dehydratase family protein, translated to MVLITGGTGHLGNVLVRKLIESGERVRILVHPTDNLVSLQLLPVEIFYGDVRNDFSYALNGIDAIFHLASLIAITPTKRKLLYSVNVDGTKNIIEHAKSKSIPLIYVSSVHAFAEIEKGSTITEETPVDEDRVIDDYAKSKALATKLVESSFKDGLDGFIVFPTGIFGPYDYKDSYFSRVMKKYRGGKLKYTVRGSFDFVDVRDVANSIVKLYKSLKSGKISKERYIVSGHDIRFEELPALCGAREFKVLDDTTADILSYVSLIANVILKIPAEFVPYALHTIRLNYKFSNEKLKSTIPYSLIKVEDSVHDFFNWLNELNKHGRMCYNII